The following are encoded together in the Oncorhynchus kisutch isolate 150728-3 linkage group LG8, Okis_V2, whole genome shotgun sequence genome:
- the LOC109895596 gene encoding protein Largen: MSGTSNAESSEGVVSKVKVKKQIKTIMKDLETILGDLRDVAKELKEVVHEIDSLTCDLQLEEAMTDSSKTDTLNSSCSSSTTTASSIDKIKIYPDDAIFRPPSVIPAVLSVLKKPHPPLPPPRLTSIKAEKNNKNPPSGNLLAKANGTLMRNEVCTGKSNRDLLYCISNSIPDKGHTPMPLLRHEESKCHQATRERVRFSEKVQYHGYCPDCDLQYDVNNTDIHLQTELTEEMSPVHQCSSSSPPPQLLLENGSLSVSHSFPPANSPCVPHPNPSLKPQKTILRKSTTTTV; the protein is encoded by the exons ATGTCAGGGACATCAAATGCAGAATCTTCTGAAGGAGTAGTCTCCAAAGTGAAAGTAAAAAAGCAGATCAAGACAATCATGAAGGATTTGGAGACCATCCTGGGAGACTTGAGGGatgtggccaaagagctcaaaGAG GTTGTGCATGAGATCGACTCCCTCACGTGTGACCTACAGCTGGAGGAGGCGATGACGGACAGTTCCAAGACAGACACCCTGAACAGCAGCTGTAGCAGCAGCACCACCACAGCCTCCAGCATTGACAAGATCAAGATCTACCCTGACGACGCTATCTTTAGGCCCCCGTCTGTCATCCCTGCTGTCCTGTCTGTGCTGAAgaagccccaccctcctctgccGCCTCCCAGGCTGACATCTATCAAAGCGGAGAAGAACAACAAGAATCCTCCATCAGGGAACCTACTAGCCAAGGCTAACGGGACTCTTATGCGCAATGAAGTTTGCACAGGGAAGTCAAACAGAGACTTATTGTACTGCATCTCAAATAGTATTCCAGATAAAGGACATACACCCATGCCTTTGCTACGGCATGAAGAGAGCAAATGCCACCAGGCCACCAGGGAGCGGGTCCGATTCAGTGAAAAGGTCCAGTATCACGGGTACTGCCCTGACTGTGACCTGCAATATGACGTCAATAACACAGATATACACTTACAGACAGAATTGACTGAAGAAATGAGCCCTGTCCATCagtgttcctcctcctcaccaccacCCCAGCTCCTGTTGGAAAATGGCAGCCTCAGCGTCAGCCATAGTTTCCCTCCTGCAAACTCGCCTTGTGTGCCTCATCCTAACCCTTCCTTGAAACCACAGAAAACCATCCTCCGAAAATCAACCACCACAACGGTTTGA